One Parasphingorhabdus cellanae genomic region harbors:
- a CDS encoding phosphoribosylglycinamide synthetase: MGIRLSLADSYETLFDHPGCDFVFPLLNRGGFLNSEMLLPLLCTRLDIPFLGASPILRGLSDDKHLTKLEGKARGLPMAPWAIYRRGAAVLEADCPMAERMVIKPNASSASWGVRDASEWRGVAQAVSDIHDEGHDAIVEPFLDGHDIEVPMLLSGGEPVLCPIFMNQQSDPARLRTYAEKRALTDDSGGYEMVLFDDPEWITRIGHLTRQMAKVFHPFDYGRFEFRINLDSGELIFLETNLNCNLWSQKTFGWVSKELGWTHAELIETILTESMRRQGVIDERTTLAA, encoded by the coding sequence ATGGGAATCAGGCTGTCCCTGGCAGACAGTTACGAGACCTTGTTTGACCATCCCGGCTGTGATTTTGTTTTCCCGCTGCTCAATCGCGGCGGTTTTTTGAACAGCGAAATGCTTTTGCCTTTGCTTTGTACAAGGCTGGACATTCCGTTTCTTGGCGCGTCCCCGATTTTGCGCGGCCTGTCGGATGACAAGCACCTGACAAAGCTGGAAGGCAAGGCCCGTGGGTTGCCTATGGCGCCCTGGGCGATTTATCGGCGTGGTGCGGCCGTGCTGGAAGCAGATTGCCCGATGGCTGAGCGGATGGTGATCAAGCCTAATGCGTCTTCCGCTAGTTGGGGCGTTCGTGATGCCAGCGAATGGCGCGGGGTCGCGCAGGCAGTGTCGGACATTCATGACGAAGGCCATGACGCGATTGTCGAGCCATTTCTCGACGGCCACGACATTGAGGTGCCGATGCTGTTATCTGGCGGCGAGCCGGTACTATGCCCGATATTTATGAATCAGCAGTCCGATCCCGCACGGTTGAGGACATATGCAGAAAAACGGGCGTTGACCGATGATAGCGGCGGGTACGAGATGGTCTTGTTTGATGACCCTGAGTGGATAACACGCATTGGCCACCTGACCCGGCAAATGGCAAAAGTCTTTCATCCGTTCGACTATGGCCGGTTTGAGTTTCGCATTAACCTGGATAGCGGCGAACTGATTTTTCTTGAAACCAATCTCAACTGCAACTTGTGGTCGCAAAAGACCTTTGGATGGGTATCCAAAGAGCTTGGCTGGACTCATGCAGAACTTATCGAAACCATCCTGACCGAAAGCATGCGACGGCAAGGTGTGATCGACGAACGTACGACGCTCGCGGCATAG
- a CDS encoding NTP transferase domain-containing protein translates to MQTNIIVLAAQRPGTIDPLAIGHDVSHKCLIPIAGEPLIAHVLETLSKHPAVGDICISIEAQAFPDIDVVLAQLDGDTGRIRCVPSTYNLADSVIAALAQMDDGPVIITTADNALLTADAIEAMVQILKGDTDVALALAPKAAVLKAHPDGQRRFYKFSDDQYSNCNLYGLSGHDALTAAEIFRGGGQFAKKAGRIIDSFGLINLLLLRSGWISLPAAMARISKRIGLTITPVVLADGRNAIDVDNDRSYRIVADLLGQTAT, encoded by the coding sequence ATGCAGACAAATATCATTGTTCTGGCTGCCCAGCGCCCAGGCACGATTGATCCGCTGGCAATTGGCCATGACGTTTCGCACAAATGCTTGATCCCGATTGCCGGGGAGCCGCTCATCGCGCATGTGCTTGAAACCTTGTCAAAGCATCCTGCGGTGGGGGATATTTGCATCTCGATCGAGGCGCAGGCTTTTCCAGACATTGATGTTGTGCTCGCACAGCTGGACGGTGATACTGGTCGGATACGATGCGTCCCTTCTACTTATAATCTGGCGGACAGTGTGATTGCCGCCCTGGCGCAGATGGACGATGGTCCTGTTATTATCACAACTGCTGACAATGCGCTGCTCACTGCTGACGCTATCGAAGCGATGGTTCAGATTCTGAAAGGTGACACTGATGTCGCGCTGGCGCTGGCCCCCAAAGCCGCCGTGCTAAAAGCGCATCCCGACGGCCAGCGGCGTTTCTATAAATTTTCGGACGATCAATATTCCAATTGCAACCTCTATGGCCTGTCCGGCCATGATGCTTTGACCGCAGCCGAGATATTTCGTGGTGGTGGTCAATTTGCCAAAAAGGCGGGGCGGATTATTGATAGTTTCGGCCTGATCAATCTGCTGTTGCTGCGTTCGGGCTGGATCAGCCTGCCTGCAGCCATGGCCCGGATATCAAAGCGCATCGGGCTGACGATCACGCCCGTTGTGCTGGCTGATGGACGCAATGCGATCGATGTGGATAATGACCGGTCCTATCGAATCGTTGCGGACCTGCTTGGCCAAACAGCCACTTAG
- a CDS encoding SDR family oxidoreductase, which translates to MSKLGAYAGRMALVTGAGDGIGKMLAIKLAEAGMTVCVQDIREEAAAAVALDIGDGAFSMSFDISDRDAAAAAAESFARDHGDLAMLWINAGVGVGASILAGKPDQVRWAYEVNILGAIWTAQCFAPLLTGDPCHVGITASTAALRAPEGDFPLYAATKHGTMAVAEALRGELATKNIETTILCPGLLNTEIWDGAKARPERFGGERRMDPKIADLWRDAKTPDAMWPDIERIMAAGGGTLVCATDDGDTRSAMRERMDAIENGLVEI; encoded by the coding sequence ATGTCCAAACTTGGCGCTTATGCCGGACGCATGGCTTTGGTCACTGGGGCAGGCGATGGCATCGGCAAGATGCTGGCGATCAAGCTGGCCGAGGCTGGCATGACCGTGTGTGTTCAGGATATTCGTGAGGAAGCGGCGGCCGCGGTGGCACTGGATATCGGCGACGGCGCTTTTTCCATGTCTTTCGATATAAGCGACCGGGATGCAGCCGCTGCAGCGGCGGAAAGCTTTGCCCGCGATCATGGCGATCTCGCGATGCTTTGGATCAACGCGGGAGTCGGCGTCGGTGCGTCTATATTGGCGGGCAAGCCCGATCAGGTCCGTTGGGCTTATGAAGTCAATATATTGGGAGCGATCTGGACGGCGCAATGCTTTGCACCTTTGCTTACCGGGGATCCTTGTCATGTCGGGATTACCGCCTCTACCGCAGCCTTACGTGCGCCCGAAGGCGACTTCCCGCTCTATGCGGCAACCAAACATGGCACGATGGCGGTTGCAGAAGCCCTGCGCGGCGAACTGGCGACAAAGAATATCGAAACGACCATATTATGCCCCGGCCTGCTCAACACCGAGATTTGGGACGGCGCAAAAGCCCGCCCCGAACGCTTTGGCGGAGAGCGGCGGATGGATCCGAAAATTGCAGACCTGTGGCGCGACGCCAAAACGCCCGATGCAATGTGGCCAGATATTGAGCGGATCATGGCAGCAGGCGGCGGCACATTGGTCTGTGCTACCGATGATGGCGATACGCGGTCGGCCATGCGCGAGCGAATGGATGCTATTGAGAACGGGCTGGTTGAAATCTAA
- the argE gene encoding acetylornithine deacetylase — protein sequence MTNPLLHSSLSILDSLISFDTTSRNSNLELIEWVENYLAQYGINATRVVNEDGSKANLYATIGPNVEGGVILSGHSDVVPVDGQDWSSDPFIVTERENLLHGRGTCDMKGFIALALAAAPSLKDGTCPVHLAISYDEEVGCLGAPAMIEEIAATLPKPALAIIGEPTMMKVVTGHKGICVHEVEVLGHEAHSSLTHLGVSANMVAIELMHDLADLARALWENADPNSPFTPPHATLTIGKMEGGTAANILARRAHFIFDLRCPPNIDPDQVLKPFKEKAAAIDAQLKDTFPETGVRVEQLSNAPPLGQSGSDEAEAFVRKLTGDNTPAGVVSYAAEAGQFQQAGFPTVICGPGSIEQAHQPNEYISLDQFTRGAEFMLRLVDELKQE from the coding sequence ATGACAAATCCGTTACTTCATTCATCTTTATCGATTCTTGATTCGCTTATTTCGTTCGATACGACGTCCCGAAATAGTAATCTGGAACTGATCGAATGGGTCGAAAATTACCTCGCGCAATACGGGATCAACGCCACCCGCGTTGTTAATGAAGACGGGTCCAAGGCGAACCTTTATGCGACCATCGGACCAAACGTAGAAGGTGGTGTCATCCTGTCGGGTCATAGTGATGTTGTGCCTGTAGATGGGCAGGACTGGTCAAGCGATCCTTTCATTGTGACGGAGCGCGAGAACCTTCTGCACGGTCGCGGCACCTGCGACATGAAGGGCTTTATCGCCCTCGCGCTTGCAGCCGCCCCGTCGCTGAAAGACGGCACATGTCCAGTACATCTGGCGATCAGCTATGATGAAGAAGTGGGCTGCCTTGGCGCGCCGGCAATGATTGAAGAAATTGCCGCCACCCTACCCAAGCCTGCGTTGGCGATTATTGGCGAGCCGACCATGATGAAGGTGGTGACCGGCCATAAAGGCATTTGCGTTCATGAGGTCGAAGTGCTGGGTCATGAAGCGCATAGCAGCCTGACACATCTTGGCGTTTCCGCGAATATGGTTGCTATTGAACTCATGCATGACCTTGCCGATCTTGCCCGCGCGCTTTGGGAAAATGCGGACCCCAATTCGCCATTCACGCCGCCGCACGCGACGTTGACCATTGGCAAGATGGAAGGCGGTACGGCCGCAAATATATTGGCACGGCGCGCGCATTTCATCTTTGATTTGCGTTGTCCGCCCAATATTGATCCCGATCAGGTCCTGAAACCGTTCAAAGAAAAGGCGGCCGCCATTGATGCGCAGCTCAAAGATACTTTTCCCGAAACCGGCGTCCGGGTCGAGCAACTTTCCAACGCCCCGCCGCTGGGCCAATCAGGATCCGATGAAGCCGAAGCTTTCGTCCGCAAGCTGACAGGCGACAACACACCGGCGGGTGTGGTTTCCTATGCCGCCGAAGCGGGCCAGTTCCAGCAAGCTGGCTTTCCAACGGTGATTTGTGGCCCCGGGTCAATAGAGCAGGCACATCAACCGAATGAGTATATCAGTCTTGATCAGTTCACGCGCGGTGCCGAGTTTATGCTAAGATTGGTTGACGAACTGAAACAGGAGTAA
- a CDS encoding Acg family FMN-binding oxidoreductase yields the protein MVSRRQVLMTGGASLILLGGGFGAYVGTRSVAKAQAPWKQAAEGFGDPRLDALAYAILAPNPHNRQPWQVRLAGDDSFTVYCDLAKRLPYTDPPNRQITIGFGAFLELFRQAAAEKGYRADIEPFPEGEPEPVLDERPIALVTMVKDPSVPRDPLFGAILNRRSTKEPFDPRPVEDEIFAKLQTLAFAGQSGSSISLATTSDADRVAKMRALSWDAWKVEYETPRTQKESVDLMRIGAAEINANPDGIDLGGPMMEALRLGGVISRKQLATKGSNAYETGITMYEEMLGKTSSFGWLTSPGNSRAMQLQSGVAWVRINQAAAMLGLAMHPVSQILQEFPEMAALYDRYHDYVAVAAPARVQGFFRFGYAATPEPSPRWPVESLIMNV from the coding sequence ATGGTTTCACGCAGGCAAGTTTTGATGACAGGCGGTGCATCGCTGATACTACTGGGTGGAGGCTTCGGGGCCTATGTCGGCACGCGCTCCGTTGCCAAGGCACAGGCACCCTGGAAACAGGCCGCGGAAGGTTTCGGTGATCCACGGCTAGACGCGCTGGCCTATGCGATACTCGCTCCCAACCCTCACAACAGGCAACCATGGCAAGTGCGGCTAGCGGGCGATGATAGTTTTACCGTTTATTGTGACTTGGCGAAGCGTCTGCCATATACCGATCCGCCCAATCGTCAGATCACCATTGGGTTTGGGGCATTTCTAGAGCTGTTCCGGCAGGCAGCAGCAGAAAAAGGCTATCGAGCGGACATTGAACCATTCCCGGAAGGCGAGCCGGAACCGGTTCTGGATGAGCGACCGATTGCCTTGGTAACGATGGTCAAAGATCCATCGGTTCCGCGCGATCCGCTCTTTGGCGCGATATTGAACCGGCGCAGCACAAAAGAGCCGTTTGATCCGCGGCCGGTCGAAGACGAAATATTTGCCAAGCTTCAGACCTTGGCATTTGCAGGGCAATCAGGATCATCAATATCGCTGGCTACAACCAGTGATGCCGATCGTGTCGCCAAAATGCGGGCGCTTAGCTGGGATGCATGGAAAGTCGAATATGAAACCCCGCGCACCCAGAAAGAGAGTGTGGATCTGATGCGGATCGGGGCTGCGGAAATCAATGCCAATCCAGACGGCATTGATCTGGGCGGCCCGATGATGGAAGCGCTGCGTTTGGGCGGGGTCATCTCGCGTAAACAACTGGCTACCAAAGGGTCCAATGCCTATGAGACCGGCATCACGATGTATGAGGAGATGTTAGGGAAAACGAGCAGCTTTGGCTGGCTGACATCACCTGGCAATAGCCGTGCGATGCAGCTGCAATCGGGGGTTGCATGGGTGCGGATCAATCAGGCCGCAGCCATGCTGGGGCTAGCCATGCATCCGGTCAGCCAGATATTGCAGGAATTTCCAGAAATGGCGGCGCTTTATGACCGGTATCACGACTATGTTGCAGTGGCAGCTCCAGCGCGGGTGCAGGGTTTCTTCCGTTTTGGTTATGCGGCGACACCGGAACCGTCCCCCCGATGGCCAGTGGAATCGCTCATCATGAACGTCTAA
- a CDS encoding MarR family winged helix-turn-helix transcriptional regulator, whose protein sequence is MTDETVSESESGSKPAGLAGDPIEFAVMTEIGIISQLANNLFQSYLPKGMTVAQFSVLNHLLRLDVQETISELASAMQVAQPTMSSTVRKLEDKRLVELIHEPDDRRIRRVAVTAAGAKSRKDAVAALAPMAEILRQNITTTEWEAILPSLNRIRVLLDQQRR, encoded by the coding sequence ATGACCGACGAGACAGTATCAGAATCAGAATCAGGATCCAAACCCGCAGGCCTAGCTGGAGATCCCATAGAATTTGCCGTGATGACAGAGATCGGGATTATCAGCCAGCTGGCGAACAACCTTTTTCAATCCTATCTGCCCAAAGGTATGACGGTGGCGCAATTCTCAGTGCTCAATCATCTTTTGCGTCTGGACGTGCAGGAAACCATCAGCGAGTTGGCGAGTGCGATGCAGGTGGCACAGCCCACCATGTCATCCACCGTGCGCAAGCTGGAAGATAAACGGCTGGTTGAGCTGATTCATGAACCTGATGATCGCCGGATCAGGCGGGTAGCCGTGACTGCGGCGGGCGCGAAGAGTAGAAAAGACGCCGTGGCGGCTCTTGCTCCGATGGCAGAGATTTTAAGGCAGAATATAACCACCACAGAATGGGAGGCGATATTGCCGTCGCTCAACCGGATCAGGGTGTTGCTGGACCAGCAGCGCCGCTGA
- a CDS encoding DUF885 domain-containing protein produces MINKSLALLASASLLATGSIANAHSLSATSAASAQEGVEKPPETEGETLKALFAKSDADSLNRNPIGALFRGDERYADRLGDYISDEYFAAELAAEESELAALMAIDRTKLSVTDKIAYDVFLRDKKQAIKGMSKEIMDLSVVRPLNHFSGFHTFYPTFASGKGAAPFKTVKNYEDNLKRHAEFITLIDRSVGRFRQGMDSGVVETKLTVGNVIEQLATQIDLGLEKSPFMAPTQQFPEDFSDADKTRLTAEYEAMTKKIFASYQTMHDFLKNEYLPVAREGVGLSYMKGGDVMYKHLIEGTTTLPLEADYIHNLGVSEVARIKTEMEAIKDEVGFEGTLSEFFTHLRTDPKFQPESREALTQGYYDLGKEVDKVIATQFKVLPKSPLEIRPYDESIEKFQAGGSYQSGTPDGSRPGVFYFNAYDLPSRNTSGMTTLYLHEGAPGHHFQISLAQENEDLPNFMRFGGNTAFVEGWALYSEKLGFPMGMFDDPYQRFGHLDDEMLRAMRLVVDTGLHSKKWTREQAIKYMLDNSSMGETDATAEVERYIAIPSQALAYKIGALTIQRLKKKAQDSLGEKFDPREFHDQVLNTGALPMTVLEKKIDDWIATQS; encoded by the coding sequence ATGATCAACAAGTCTCTCGCACTGCTCGCCAGTGCCAGCCTGCTGGCCACCGGCTCGATTGCAAATGCCCATAGCCTCTCCGCAACCAGCGCCGCTTCTGCGCAAGAGGGGGTTGAAAAGCCGCCCGAGACGGAGGGCGAGACCCTGAAGGCCCTGTTTGCAAAAAGCGATGCAGATAGCCTGAATCGCAATCCAATCGGTGCCCTTTTCCGCGGCGACGAACGCTATGCCGACCGCTTGGGCGACTATATCAGCGATGAATATTTCGCTGCCGAACTCGCCGCTGAAGAAAGCGAGCTGGCGGCATTGATGGCGATTGATCGCACCAAGCTCAGTGTGACTGACAAGATTGCCTATGACGTCTTCTTGCGCGACAAGAAACAAGCGATCAAAGGCATGTCCAAAGAGATTATGGACCTCAGCGTCGTTCGCCCGCTCAATCATTTCAGCGGCTTTCATACATTTTACCCGACCTTTGCATCCGGCAAAGGCGCAGCGCCGTTCAAGACTGTCAAAAATTACGAAGACAATCTGAAACGCCATGCCGAGTTCATCACGCTGATCGACCGCTCGGTTGGCCGGTTCCGTCAGGGCATGGACAGCGGCGTGGTTGAAACCAAGCTGACTGTTGGCAATGTGATTGAGCAGCTCGCCACGCAAATTGATCTGGGTCTGGAGAAAAGCCCTTTCATGGCGCCCACCCAGCAATTTCCGGAAGATTTCAGCGATGCCGACAAGACCCGTCTGACGGCCGAATATGAAGCGATGACAAAGAAGATATTCGCATCCTATCAGACCATGCATGATTTCCTGAAAAACGAATATCTGCCAGTGGCTCGGGAAGGCGTTGGTCTGTCTTACATGAAGGGCGGCGATGTGATGTATAAACATCTCATCGAAGGCACGACCACGCTGCCGCTGGAAGCCGACTATATCCATAATCTTGGCGTCAGTGAAGTGGCGCGGATCAAGACCGAGATGGAAGCGATTAAGGACGAGGTCGGCTTCGAAGGCACATTGTCGGAATTTTTCACCCATTTGCGGACCGACCCGAAATTCCAGCCGGAATCGCGGGAAGCCCTGACCCAAGGCTATTATGATCTTGGCAAAGAAGTCGACAAGGTCATCGCGACGCAGTTCAAGGTGCTACCAAAATCTCCACTGGAAATTCGCCCCTACGATGAATCGATCGAGAAATTCCAAGCTGGCGGCTCCTATCAGAGCGGTACCCCCGACGGCTCTCGCCCCGGAGTATTTTACTTCAACGCCTATGACCTGCCATCGCGCAACACTTCCGGCATGACGACGCTGTATCTGCATGAAGGCGCACCGGGTCACCATTTCCAGATTTCACTGGCGCAGGAAAATGAGGACTTGCCCAATTTCATGCGCTTTGGCGGTAACACCGCCTTTGTCGAAGGCTGGGCGCTCTATTCCGAGAAACTCGGTTTCCCGATGGGCATGTTTGACGACCCCTATCAGCGTTTCGGCCATCTCGACGACGAAATGCTCCGTGCCATGCGGCTCGTGGTCGACACCGGTCTCCACAGCAAAAAGTGGACCCGCGAACAGGCGATCAAATATATGCTGGATAATTCGAGCATGGGTGAGACCGATGCTACAGCAGAAGTCGAACGCTATATCGCAATCCCCTCGCAAGCACTGGCCTATAAAATCGGTGCTTTGACGATCCAGCGATTGAAGAAAAAAGCGCAAGACAGCCTCGGCGAAAAATTTGACCCACGCGAGTTTCATGATCAGGTGCTCAACACCGGCGCTTTGCCGATGACAGTGCTGGAAAAGAAAATTGACGACTGGATTGCTACGCAGAGCTAA
- a CDS encoding 2OG-Fe(II) oxygenase: MMKTVPKTKATKYNSPKRMIELSRRVTDKLNAHPHVQWLESPHAQLFVHQNFLSDADCALLIDMIEADSAPSSVYETMKSEDFRTSYSCNVKIDDPDIQRIEKSIADLMGLDNDHSEVLQGQRYEVGQEFKDHHDFFHESEQYWKNEQPNGGQRSWTAMAYLNEPEEGGATAFPNLDYQVKPRKGMLLIWNNMGLDGRPNLNTLHAGTPVVKGTKYIITKWFRLNRWHGRPVTITV; encoded by the coding sequence ATGATGAAGACAGTGCCAAAGACCAAGGCGACCAAGTATAACAGCCCCAAACGGATGATCGAGCTGAGCCGCCGGGTGACGGACAAGTTAAATGCCCATCCCCATGTGCAATGGCTGGAAAGCCCGCATGCGCAGCTATTTGTGCACCAGAATTTTCTATCTGATGCCGATTGCGCCTTGCTGATCGACATGATTGAGGCCGATTCCGCACCGTCTAGCGTTTATGAGACAATGAAGAGCGAGGATTTTCGGACCAGCTATAGCTGTAATGTGAAGATAGATGATCCGGATATTCAACGTATCGAGAAATCCATCGCTGATCTGATGGGACTGGATAATGACCATAGCGAAGTGTTGCAGGGACAACGCTACGAAGTCGGTCAGGAATTCAAGGATCACCATGACTTTTTTCATGAGTCCGAACAATATTGGAAGAATGAACAGCCCAATGGCGGACAGCGCAGCTGGACCGCGATGGCCTATCTCAACGAACCGGAAGAAGGCGGCGCGACCGCTTTCCCGAATCTCGACTATCAGGTCAAACCGCGCAAGGGCATGTTGCTAATCTGGAATAATATGGGCTTGGACGGCAGACCCAATCTCAACACGCTGCATGCTGGAACGCCAGTCGTCAAAGGCACAAAATATATCATTACCAAATGGTTCCGACTCAATCGTTGGCATGGCCGCCCAGTCACCATAACGGTCTGA
- a CDS encoding metal-dependent hydrolase family protein yields the protein MIRHLMAIATLGFAAPISAADEKPMTPVTIIKVGNLIADPGQGASGPATITVSDGKIIDIAQGAVVPSAPEDHVTIIDMSDKTVMPGLIDLHVHLTGDPGGDFWKQATEPTEWGVVVGAKNALITAKAGFTTVREAGSSQYSAFSLRKGTAEGLIPGPRIVAAGPALAIVGGHGDTTGFKEDINDALASGYSCTGPTECAEKVRKASRAGSDIIKITATGGVLSQQGRGLEAHFTDAEMTSIADTAHSLGLKVMAHAHGARGIEAAARAGIDTIDHGTFADEAALKAMKANGSALIPTLMAFQGVSEGLGKGIYTPVVENKIRETLGSVGKAVTLAKKMGVPVAFGTDAGVFGHGRNAEEFALMVRHGLTPREAVVSATTLAAEVLGMEGQIGRIANGYSADLIAFDGNPLEDVTVLENIDWVMVRGRVID from the coding sequence ATGATCCGGCATCTGATGGCTATTGCAACATTGGGCTTCGCAGCCCCGATATCGGCGGCAGACGAAAAACCGATGACGCCAGTCACCATCATTAAGGTTGGCAATCTTATTGCTGATCCCGGCCAAGGCGCTTCTGGGCCGGCAACGATTACCGTTAGCGACGGGAAGATTATCGACATTGCTCAAGGGGCGGTTGTGCCCTCTGCTCCTGAAGACCATGTCACGATTATCGATATGTCCGACAAGACTGTGATGCCCGGCCTTATCGATTTGCACGTGCACCTGACCGGCGATCCCGGTGGCGATTTTTGGAAACAGGCGACCGAACCCACTGAATGGGGCGTTGTCGTCGGTGCGAAAAACGCTCTGATCACGGCCAAGGCCGGTTTCACCACCGTGCGCGAAGCAGGTTCTTCGCAATATTCCGCTTTCTCGCTGCGCAAAGGGACGGCCGAGGGCTTGATCCCCGGACCGCGCATCGTCGCCGCAGGTCCCGCCCTGGCGATTGTCGGCGGTCATGGCGATACGACCGGCTTCAAGGAAGATATTAACGATGCGCTAGCCAGCGGCTATAGCTGCACCGGTCCCACTGAGTGCGCAGAAAAAGTCCGTAAGGCATCACGCGCTGGCTCCGACATTATCAAGATCACCGCAACCGGCGGCGTGCTGTCTCAGCAAGGGCGCGGTCTTGAAGCCCATTTTACCGATGCGGAAATGACATCTATTGCTGATACCGCTCATTCACTAGGCCTGAAGGTCATGGCCCATGCCCATGGCGCACGCGGCATCGAAGCAGCGGCGCGCGCGGGTATCGACACGATTGACCATGGCACTTTTGCTGACGAGGCTGCGCTTAAGGCGATGAAGGCGAACGGGTCTGCGCTGATTCCTACCCTGATGGCGTTTCAGGGTGTGAGCGAAGGTTTGGGCAAAGGCATCTATACGCCGGTCGTGGAGAATAAAATTCGCGAAACGTTGGGAAGCGTTGGCAAAGCCGTCACCCTGGCCAAAAAAATGGGCGTGCCGGTCGCATTTGGTACCGATGCAGGCGTATTCGGTCATGGCCGCAATGCCGAAGAATTTGCGCTGATGGTTCGTCATGGCCTGACACCGCGTGAAGCCGTGGTGAGTGCAACCACCCTGGCGGCTGAAGTGCTTGGTATGGAGGGACAGATTGGCCGGATCGCCAATGGCTATTCGGCGGACCTGATCGCCTTTGACGGCAATCCGCTGGAAGATGTGACCGTGCTCGAAAATATCGACTGGGTCATGGTCCGCGGCCGGGTTATCGACTGA
- a CDS encoding RcnB family protein, with amino-acid sequence MRLFYLTGLMAATILTPATASAADLAPNLNQNTRPVAPILIDNNLTGSAALQRDGRGERRANRGNRGGNREARRANRGNGNRDARRAARAENRNNRGRANIMTDGDRAERRQQRRTVRQQNGNVDRDFSRSRSRADVGRSNRQARRDVAKRDRSRAERRAIRRGDRNRDGRVDRRFDRNRDGRIDRRFDRNNNGRVDRRVDRNRDGRIDRRYRENRRANARGDRNRDGRVDRRWDRNRDGRIDRRFDRNNNGRVDRRWDRNRDGRIDRRYGYRNDRRDYRNDRRGYRKGYRDARRDYRKWNRGWRNDRRYNWRNYRKANRHYYRPGRYYSPYRNHSYRRWNIGVYLGSSFYGSRYWINDPWRYRLPPAYGGYRWIRYYGDVLLIDTYDGRVVDVIYDFFY; translated from the coding sequence ATGCGACTATTTTATCTAACCGGCCTGATGGCGGCCACCATATTGACGCCTGCGACAGCGTCCGCCGCCGATCTTGCCCCCAACCTGAATCAGAACACGCGCCCAGTCGCGCCGATCTTGATCGACAACAATCTGACTGGCAGCGCGGCATTGCAGCGCGATGGCCGCGGTGAACGCCGCGCCAATCGCGGTAATCGCGGTGGCAATCGTGAAGCAAGACGTGCCAATCGTGGCAATGGCAACCGTGATGCCCGCCGGGCCGCACGTGCCGAGAACCGCAATAATCGCGGGCGCGCCAATATCATGACTGATGGCGATCGCGCTGAAAGACGGCAGCAGCGCCGTACGGTGCGCCAGCAAAATGGCAATGTCGACCGCGACTTCTCACGCAGCCGCAGCCGCGCCGATGTAGGTCGTTCCAACCGTCAAGCTCGCCGGGATGTCGCCAAGCGTGATCGCAGCCGTGCAGAACGGCGCGCTATCAGGCGTGGTGACCGTAACAGGGACGGCCGGGTCGACCGCCGCTTTGACCGAAACCGTGATGGCCGCATTGATCGCCGGTTCGACCGCAACAATAATGGCCGTGTCGACCGGCGCGTAGACCGCAACCGCGACGGACGGATTGATCGCCGTTACCGCGAAAATCGCCGCGCCAATGCACGCGGTGACCGTAACCGGGACGGCCGCGTTGATCGGCGCTGGGACCGCAACCGCGATGGCCGCATTGACCGGCGCTTTGACCGGAACAACAACGGCCGCGTGGATCGCCGTTGGGATCGCAACCGTGATGGCCGGATAGACCGCCGCTATGGTTATCGCAACGACCGTCGGGACTATCGCAATGACCGGCGCGGATATCGCAAAGGCTATCGTGATGCACGCCGTGACTATCGCAAATGGAACCGCGGATGGCGCAATGACAGGCGCTACAACTGGCGGAACTATCGCAAAGCCAACCGCCATTATTATCGCCCGGGTCGTTATTATTCGCCGTACCGGAACCACAGTTACAGACGCTGGAATATCGGTGTCTATCTGGGATCATCGTTCTACGGGTCGCGCTATTGGATAAATGACCCATGGCGTTATCGCCTGCCACCGGCTTATGGCGGCTATCGCTGGATCCGTTACTATGGTGATGTGCTGTTGATCGACACTTATGATGGCCGTGTGGTCGATGTGATCTACGACTTTTTCTATTAA